GCACGTTCTTGGCGAAGAGCTGGAAGAAGCCGGTGTCGTCCACCGCGTGGTAGTCGTCGTGGCCGGCGTGCACGTTCAGCGCGTGCTTGGTCATGGCGCGGGCGGCGATGTTGAGCACGTAGGTGAGCCGCTTGCCCACCGCCGCGTACAGCGACTCGTGCATGTAGGCGATGCCCTGCCCGCTGGAGAAGTTCGTGGCCCTGAGCCCGACCATGCTCATCCCGGCGGTGACGGCGGCGGCGGCGTGCTCGCCCTCCGGCTCGAAGAAGAGCAGGCGGCGCCCGTTGACGTTGGTCTTTCCGGCGGCGAGCGCCGCCGCCCACCCCTCGCCCATCTGGGTGGAGGGTGTGATCGGGTAGGCGCCGGCCGCCTCGCTGGCCGCGGTCTCCATCTCGACGACAGCCGCGCTGCCATCGACCGCGGTCGGGATCCCCGGGTACCTGGGCGCGGAGGGAGGGGCCTCCTGCTTGCGGGATCTCATGCCACTACCTCCTCGGCGGGCCGGAGCGCCGCCGGGGCGGGGGCACGGCGAGCGAACTGCGCGCCCTCCACCCAGACGATGGCTCCCGTGGGACACCGGCGCGTGGCTTCCGGTCCCGCCAGGTCGTTCTTCGCGTAGTCCACGACCGCCAGCCCGTTCTTCATGGCGATGACGCCCGGGGCAGCGTCCATGACGCACCTGCCGCAGCCGTTGCAGGCGACGCGGCAGAGCCGCTCGGCGCTCTCGCCCTCGAGCAGGCTCTTGCACTGCACGAGGAGCCGGTGCTCCATCGGCATGATGGTGAAGAGATCCTTGGGACAGGCCGTGACGCAGTCCCCGCAGGCCGTGCACCTGGCCGGGATCACCACCGGCAGTTCGGCCTCGTTCATGTAGATCGCGTCGAACGTGCAGGCCACCTCGCAGTCTGCGAGGCCGAGGCACCCCCACACGCAACCCTTCTGGCCGCCGGCCACCGCGGCTGCGGCCTTGCACGTGCCGAGCCCCCGGTAGTCGGCGCGAGCCGGCGCCACGTCCCGCCCGCCCGCGCAGAGCAGGCGGGCGACTCTCTGCACGGCCTGGCCGACGTCGACCCCCAGGTACGCGGCGATGTCAGTCCGGACGTCAGGGCTCGCCACCGTGCACGACGCCGGCGCGATGGCCCCCTGGACGACCTGCTCGGCGAAGGCCCGGCAGCCGGGCTGGCCGCAGGCCCCGCAGTTGGCGCCGGGCAGGAGCCCGGCCACCACATCGATCCGCGGATCCTCCCAGACCCGGAACTTGCGGTTCGTGACGGCGATCAGGGCGGCGAAGAAGAGGCCGACCCCGCCGAGGATGATGGCAGAGCCGGCGATGGCTGCCGGGTTCAGCGTGTCCACGAGTCAACCGACATCGGAGAGGTCCACCCGGCTCAGGAGCCACGCCGCAAGCTTGTCCGCGGGGTCGGCCGGCGTGGCCTCCGCGGCGGCGACCACAGGCCCGGGGGCTGCCGCGCCCCCCGTGCACGCCCCGCGCCCCGCCGGGCGGCTCGCGAGGCTCCGGAGCAACTCGAGCTCCTCCATCTGCTGCGCCGCGCTGAACCCGCCGATGCCCCGGCGCCCCACCCGCTCGGGCAGGGATTCGATGCCGAGACGATCCCACACCGCGGCGCCCCGGCCCGGGTCGTGAGCGAAGCGGGCCGCCGAGTCCGGCACCAGCGCTGCAATGCCGGGTCCGTCCCAGGCGAGGAGGCGGTCCAGCCCGGCGCCGGCGTTGCTCTGCAGCACGAAGATCCCCGGCGTGATGAGCCGCGCCAGCGGCGCCGGCGGGCACTCGCCCTCCACCACGAGAGCGAGGCGCTGGCGCCCGTCGAGGAACTCGGCCAGCCCCGCGGCGCGGAGGTCCCGGCCCTCGACCCGCACCACGAGGGGCGGCGCGAGCCGCCGCTCGGCCCGCGTCCAGCGCGAGAAGGGCAGCGGCTCCGCGGCCGCCCCTCGCGTGGCCGGCGCGAACCGTCCCGCCCGCACGTCGGACACGAGCCGGGCCGCGCTGAAGGCCCGGCCGATCTCCGCCAGCCCCCGCCCGACGGCCTCGTAGAGGCTGCCCCCGGCGACAAGCTCGACGACGCAGAGGCGCTCGCTCCGCCCGGCGAGGTCGCCCAGCGCCGCGAGAGCGCCGCCGAGGGTCTCGAGCGCGGCCGACGAGGCGTCGGGCTGATCCTCCACGAGAGTGGCGAAA
This sequence is a window from Candidatus Rokuibacteriota bacterium. Protein-coding genes within it:
- a CDS encoding 4Fe-4S binding protein, encoding MDTLNPAAIAGSAIILGGVGLFFAALIAVTNRKFRVWEDPRIDVVAGLLPGANCGACGQPGCRAFAEQVVQGAIAPASCTVASPDVRTDIAAYLGVDVGQAVQRVARLLCAGGRDVAPARADYRGLGTCKAAAAVAGGQKGCVWGCLGLADCEVACTFDAIYMNEAELPVVIPARCTACGDCVTACPKDLFTIMPMEHRLLVQCKSLLEGESAERLCRVACNGCGRCVMDAAPGVIAMKNGLAVVDYAKNDLAGPEATRRCPTGAIVWVEGAQFARRAPAPAALRPAEEVVA